A portion of the Ornithorhynchus anatinus isolate Pmale09 unplaced genomic scaffold, mOrnAna1.pri.v4 scaffold_344_arrow_ctg1, whole genome shotgun sequence genome contains these proteins:
- the LOC114808878 gene encoding olfactory receptor 11L1-like, translated as MEPRNTSTVTEFHLLGFQNLSALQALLFPVFLLTYLLTVTGNLTIIVIVSQNPRLNTPMYTFLKHLSFLEIWYTTTIAPMLLTSLLSWRWAISFPACMTQLYFFVFFGAMECFLLTTMAYDRYLAICNPLYYTALMSPGACMKLVVGSWMAGVWTALVPSLMFSKLRFCGPNQIDHFFCDLLPLMQLSCSSTAAIETVIFILSIMVLCICFLMTLFSYVFIVSTILKIPSASGQRKTFSTCGSHLAVVTIYYGTMISMYVWPNVLLSPDLNKVISVFYTVVTPLLNPIVYSLRNRDFKEILKEGRQEE; from the coding sequence ATGGAACCCAGGAACACATCCACTGTCACAGAGTTCCACCTTCTGGGCTTTCAGAATCTCTCAGCCCTACAGGCCCTGCTGTTCCCTGTGTTCCTCCTCACGTACCTCCTGACCGTCACCGGGAACCTGACCATCATCGTGATTGTGAGCCAGAATCCTCGGCTCAACACCCCGATGTACACCTTCCTCAAGCACCTCTCTTTCCTGGAGATCTGGTACACCACGACTATCGCCCCGATGCTCCTGACCAGCCTGCTGTCTTGGAGATGGGCCATCTCCTTCCCGGCCTGTATGACACAACTCTACTTCTTTGTCTTCTTTGGGGCCATGGAATGCTTCCTGCTGACCACGATGGCCTATGACCGTTACCTGGCTATCTGTAACCCTCTCTACTACACTGCCTTGATGAGCCCAGGAGCCTGCATGAAATTGGTGGTGGGGTCCTGGATGGCTGGAGTCTGGACCGCCCTCGTTCCCTCCTTGATGTTCTCCAAGTTGAGGTTCTGTGGGCCCAACCAGATTGATCACTTCTTCTGTGATCTCCTTCCCCTAATGCAGCTCTCGTGCTCCAGTACGGCCGCTATAGAGACGGTCATCTTCATCCTGTCCATTATGGTGCTGTGCATCTGTTTCCTCATGACTTTGTTCTCCTACGTCTTCATTGTGTCCACCATCTTGAAGATCCCCTCTGCATCGGGCCAGAGGAAGACCTTTTCCACCTGCGGTTCCCACTTGGCTGTGGTCACCATCTACTACGGGACCATGATCTCCATGTATGTCTGGCCCAACGTCCTCCTGTCGCCCGATCTCAACAAGGTAATCTCTGTGTTCTACACGGTGGTGACCCCGCTGCTCAACCCCATCGTCTATagcttgaggaacagggacttcAAAGAGATACTGAAGGAAGGTCGTCAAGAGGAATAG
- the LOC114808879 gene encoding olfactory receptor 6J1-like, translating into MVTVLGNLLIIMLICLDYRLHSPMYFFLSHFSFSEILTTTCVVPRMLANFLSETKSVSFHECFTQLCFYFLFGSTEFIFFAIMSYDRYVAICQPLRTRLPYCGPNIIDHFFCDSAPFLHLACADVTFIELLDFIVSLVLLISSLAMTIISYGCVISTILKIPSGKGRKKAFSTCASHFTVVSMGYGISIFVYVQPTQKRSLQLNKILFVLSSVVTPLLNPFIFSLRNETMKRALSESLGRVQSFTKDLRVIPVMNSNPCRSRS; encoded by the exons aTGGTGACAGTGCTGGGCAATCTCCTCATCATCATGCTGATCTGTCTGGATTACCGTCTCCACTCACCCATGTATTTCTTCCTCAGCCACTTCTCTTTCAGCGAAATCCTAACCACGACCTGCGTCGTGCCCCGGATGCTGGCCAACTTCCTGTCAGAGACGAAGTCCGTGTCTTTTCATGAGTGCTTCACTCAGTTATGCTTCTACTTCCTCTTTGGTAGCACTGAGTTCATCTTCTTTGCCATCATGTCATATGACCGTTATGTGGCCATCTGCCAACCCTTGCG AACCCGCTTGCCCTATTGCGGGCCCAACATCATCGATCATTTCTTCTGTGACAGcgcccccttccttcacctcgCCTGTGCCGACGTCACCTTCATTGAGCTTCTTGACTTCATCGTCTCCCTCGTGCTGCTGATCAGCTCTCTGGCAATGACCATCATTTCCTACGGCTGTGTCATCTCCACCATCCTCAAGATCCCCTCAGGCAAGGGGCGAAAGAAGGctttctccacctgtgcctctcatTTCACCGTGGTCTCCATGGGCTACGGGATCTCCATCTTTGTCTATGTCCAACCCACTCAGAAGCGCTCCCTGCAGCTCAATAAGATCCTCTTTGTCCTCTCCAGTGTGGTCACCCCTCTCCTGAACCCCTTCATCTTCAGCCTGCGCAATGAAACAATGAAGAGAGCATTGAGTGAGTCTCTGGGAAGGGTCCAGTCCTTCACCAAGGACCTGAGGGTGATCCCTGTGATGAATTCGAATCCCTGCAGGTCTCGGTCCTGA